A region of Moorena producens PAL-8-15-08-1 DNA encodes the following proteins:
- a CDS encoding DEAD/DEAH box helicase has protein sequence MNIATSSVDLDPNNLFPFELDEFQKQAIEALNHSQSVVVCAPTGSGKTLIGEYTIYRALSQGGRVFYTTPLKALSNQKLRDFRAKFGADKVGLVTGDSSVNREASVLVMTTEIFRNMLYGTPIGQVGASMLGVEAVILDECHYMNDRQRGTVWEESIIYCPPDIQIVALSATVANSDQLTDWLNQVHGSTQLIYSNFRPVPLEFYFAHPKGIVSLLNDDHTKINNSLKTRRPKSKDKHGRPEGPSISSVVSKLKKREMLPAIYFIFSRRGCDKAVDEMGPISLVNEQEAAQLKARIDEFITKNPEAARTKQIEPLYRGIAAHHAGILPAWKGLVEELFQQGLVKVVFATETLAAGINMPARTTVISSLSKRTDRGHRLLTASEFLQMAGRAGRRGMDTNGYVVTVQTPFEGAKEAAYLATAGADPLVSQFTPTYGMVLNLLQTHSLPQAKELVERSFAQYLATLYLKPQQQAITELTAELTRIDFQLAPVDVAVMEGYQKLKEHLKVERRILKDLQHQAEASVSKAVSQLLQQVQPGVILYLKGKNVPVSSPVPAVLVAKQKGSGQFPYLVCLSAANRWYVATTADVMGLDGFPEVADDQASNGSTEDYSTGSTQGESSDIINLRCLDIGTLQPLEGLEIKPGQVKSGNEDTEALANQVPTIAQLWVAPEVRQQQGVVADLEGQMETHALRQWGNPSQLIKRHKKRLFLQEQINQRQAKFREYQAQHWHEFLNLIEILKASGSLEDLTPTVLGQAAASLRGENELWLALAMLSGELDDLDPHQLAAACSALVTETPRPDSWTNYQPSEEVLEALTNLRRIRRQVFQLQRRYHVALPVWSEDRLIGLIEQWSLGKSWREICGNTSLDEGDVVRILRRTLDILSQIPHVLPLSESLKANAIRAAQLLDRFPVNERVN, from the coding sequence GTGAATATTGCTACTTCATCAGTAGACCTTGACCCGAACAACCTATTTCCCTTTGAACTCGACGAGTTCCAAAAACAGGCAATTGAGGCTCTCAATCATAGTCAATCAGTAGTTGTCTGTGCTCCGACTGGTTCTGGGAAAACCTTAATTGGAGAATATACCATTTATCGTGCTTTGTCTCAAGGAGGACGTGTTTTCTACACAACCCCCCTCAAAGCGCTCTCCAACCAGAAACTAAGGGATTTTCGGGCAAAATTTGGCGCAGACAAAGTCGGTCTAGTTACCGGTGATTCCTCGGTCAACCGGGAAGCTTCCGTCTTAGTGATGACTACGGAAATCTTCCGTAATATGCTCTATGGTACCCCAATTGGTCAAGTGGGAGCCTCTATGCTAGGGGTTGAGGCGGTGATCCTAGACGAATGTCACTACATGAATGACCGACAACGAGGCACGGTTTGGGAAGAATCAATTATCTATTGTCCGCCAGATATTCAAATTGTTGCCCTCTCCGCCACTGTTGCCAATTCTGACCAGCTGACCGACTGGCTGAATCAAGTTCATGGCTCCACTCAGCTGATTTACTCTAACTTCCGACCTGTTCCCCTAGAGTTTTACTTTGCCCATCCCAAGGGAATTGTCTCCCTGCTGAATGACGACCACACCAAGATTAACAACTCCCTCAAAACCAGGCGTCCTAAAAGCAAGGACAAACATGGACGTCCGGAAGGCCCCAGTATTAGCTCTGTGGTGAGCAAACTAAAAAAACGGGAGATGTTACCAGCTATTTACTTTATCTTTAGCCGCCGAGGCTGTGATAAGGCAGTAGATGAGATGGGTCCAATATCCCTGGTCAATGAACAAGAAGCAGCTCAACTTAAGGCACGGATTGATGAATTTATCACTAAGAATCCAGAAGCAGCTCGTACCAAACAAATTGAACCCCTGTACCGAGGTATAGCTGCCCATCATGCTGGAATTTTACCTGCTTGGAAAGGTCTAGTGGAAGAACTATTCCAACAAGGACTAGTTAAGGTGGTATTTGCTACAGAAACTCTAGCAGCAGGAATTAATATGCCTGCTCGTACCACTGTTATTTCCAGTCTATCTAAGCGTACTGATCGAGGACACCGGCTACTGACTGCCTCGGAATTTTTGCAGATGGCTGGACGAGCAGGAAGGCGAGGGATGGATACCAATGGCTATGTGGTGACTGTGCAAACCCCCTTTGAAGGGGCTAAGGAGGCGGCTTATCTAGCAACGGCTGGTGCTGATCCCCTAGTCAGTCAGTTTACTCCTACCTATGGTATGGTACTGAATTTGTTGCAAACTCACTCTCTGCCTCAAGCTAAGGAATTAGTTGAACGCAGCTTTGCTCAGTATCTAGCTACGTTGTACCTCAAACCTCAACAACAGGCAATTACTGAACTGACTGCGGAACTGACGAGAATTGATTTTCAACTGGCACCGGTAGATGTGGCAGTAATGGAAGGCTATCAAAAACTGAAGGAACACCTGAAAGTAGAGCGCCGCATCCTTAAAGACCTGCAACACCAAGCAGAGGCATCTGTTTCTAAAGCCGTATCCCAATTACTACAACAGGTGCAACCGGGAGTCATTCTTTATCTCAAGGGCAAGAATGTGCCAGTGTCTTCTCCTGTTCCAGCTGTTTTGGTGGCTAAACAAAAGGGTTCCGGTCAATTCCCTTATCTGGTGTGCTTAAGTGCTGCTAACCGATGGTATGTGGCAACAACTGCTGATGTGATGGGGTTAGATGGCTTTCCTGAAGTGGCCGATGACCAAGCATCCAATGGCTCTACGGAAGATTACTCAACCGGCTCAACTCAAGGTGAATCCTCTGACATTATCAATCTTCGATGCCTTGATATTGGAACTCTCCAGCCTTTAGAGGGACTTGAGATTAAACCAGGTCAAGTCAAAAGCGGAAATGAAGATACTGAAGCCTTGGCTAACCAAGTTCCCACTATTGCTCAACTCTGGGTTGCTCCAGAAGTGAGGCAGCAACAAGGTGTTGTTGCTGATCTAGAGGGTCAAATGGAAACCCATGCTCTTCGTCAGTGGGGTAATCCTTCTCAACTGATCAAACGCCACAAAAAACGGTTGTTTTTGCAGGAGCAAATTAACCAACGTCAAGCTAAATTCCGAGAATACCAGGCTCAGCATTGGCACGAATTTCTCAACCTGATTGAAATTTTAAAAGCATCTGGTTCTTTGGAGGACTTAACTCCGACTGTTCTGGGGCAAGCGGCTGCTTCGCTTCGGGGAGAAAATGAGTTGTGGCTAGCCTTAGCCATGCTGTCGGGAGAATTAGATGATTTAGACCCCCACCAATTGGCAGCAGCCTGTTCTGCTTTAGTTACCGAAACCCCTAGACCAGATAGTTGGACAAACTATCAACCAAGTGAGGAAGTGCTAGAAGCATTGACAAACCTCAGGAGGATTCGGCGTCAAGTATTTCAGCTACAGCGTCGATATCATGTCGCCTTACCGGTTTGGTCAGAGGATAGGTTAATTGGTCTAATAGAACAGTGGTCATTAGGCAAATCCTGGCGGGAGATATGCGGTAATACCAGCTTAGATGAAGGGGATGTGGTGCGAATCTTACGTCGAACCTTAGATATACTATCCCAAATTCCCCATGTGTTGCCTCTATCAGAGTCTTTAAAAGCTAATGCGATTCGTGCTGCTCAGTTACTTGACCGCTTTCCGGTTAATGAAAGAGTGAATTGA
- a CDS encoding OmpA family protein, translating to MTPTIITSDLKSEVPLKLSKKNYDYSRLIFFFIKKKENPRLIPKKQYIPSSLSTIDSKEFIHTVAFCLLPFAFCLLPFALIRPALAKPTPSPLKVVVNSNQDGSVQPDNNLTLREAINLINGTLTLDQLSSTEKSQVESLSSPARSKIEFNLPAQQTTIRLVEQLPPIATAGVIVDGTTQPGYNRDQSATAEIEIPIPLVAITPAETVEIFQGLTILNDDVTVKGLSIYGFNGQHQGTVISTPADILISDRLPPHYDGQFADGQFAADKPPQSVIIENTWLGIPPDETMPSTMSAFGVWVFSGTGVTIRRNRIANHDGSGIITSDQARELEITENIIVGNGMAGMPDAIRLEGTIDNTTIDSNLICGNDGSGVYLFKPTGAVSIRNNQIKYNGHRLRRAAIYLMGDDHQVIGNQITNQAGPGVVVAAYPESDRNIIQDNQFAALEGLSIDLVTRNHTGARHYQVGDGPNPKRDSPNRRRDTGNNAVNTPRWLAVEFFQRDGQVSLDGLADPGSEVDIYLVDQVSPKTHGIGPLSRKIASTEADQDGKFGISLSNVEPGDYLSAIATHPDYGTSEPAVTVVVRALDDQGNSIETRSATTLPNTPKPQCTSRPVARVPVQPQSPQIPLPLVLKVPRVIHFALDQSRISPRTAAVLNQIARVLQEYPFMTIDIQGHTDFRATVEYNQGLGWRRAKAARDYLLRLGVGPERMTIRSFGESELKTTGTTSVNHARNRRVEFIFQDVRGLDIILVEQEEDLQVE from the coding sequence ATGACTCCAACTATAATTACTTCGGATTTAAAGTCAGAAGTACCACTAAAACTCTCAAAAAAAAATTATGACTATTCTAGATTAATTTTCTTTTTTATTAAAAAAAAAGAAAACCCTAGACTTATCCCAAAAAAACAGTATATACCTAGTTCATTATCAACTATAGACTCAAAAGAGTTCATCCATACTGTTGCCTTTTGCCTGTTGCCGTTTGCCTTTTGCCTTTTGCCTTTTGCCTTGATTAGGCCAGCCCTAGCCAAACCAACACCATCACCCCTAAAAGTAGTCGTCAATAGCAACCAAGATGGTTCAGTACAACCAGACAATAACTTAACCCTTAGGGAAGCTATTAACCTGATCAACGGCACATTAACCCTAGACCAACTCAGTTCCACAGAAAAATCTCAAGTAGAATCCCTAAGTTCCCCAGCACGGTCAAAAATAGAGTTTAATTTACCTGCCCAGCAAACCACTATTCGTTTGGTAGAACAGTTGCCTCCCATCGCGACTGCTGGAGTGATCGTAGATGGCACAACCCAACCTGGCTATAACCGAGATCAATCAGCTACTGCTGAGATTGAAATCCCGATTCCATTGGTGGCAATTACTCCAGCGGAAACGGTAGAGATTTTTCAAGGTTTGACAATCCTTAATGATGATGTGACAGTAAAAGGGTTGAGTATATATGGATTTAACGGTCAGCACCAAGGAACTGTCATCTCAACACCAGCAGACATATTGATTTCCGATCGACTGCCACCCCACTACGACGGTCAGTTTGCTGATGGTCAGTTTGCTGCCGACAAACCTCCTCAATCGGTGATTATAGAAAACACTTGGCTAGGTATACCTCCCGATGAGACTATGCCATCAACCATGTCAGCTTTTGGGGTATGGGTGTTTAGTGGCACAGGAGTTACCATCAGGCGTAATCGAATTGCTAATCATGACGGTAGCGGGATTATTACCTCCGACCAGGCGAGGGAGCTAGAGATTACCGAGAATATCATCGTTGGTAACGGGATGGCTGGGATGCCAGATGCTATTCGTCTAGAGGGTACTATCGACAATACCACTATTGACTCTAATTTAATTTGCGGCAACGACGGCAGCGGTGTGTACCTATTTAAACCTACCGGTGCTGTCAGCATTCGGAATAATCAGATTAAGTATAATGGGCACCGTTTACGTCGGGCTGCCATATATTTGATGGGAGATGACCATCAAGTCATTGGTAACCAAATCACTAACCAAGCAGGACCAGGAGTGGTGGTTGCTGCTTATCCAGAAAGCGATCGCAATATCATCCAAGATAATCAATTTGCGGCTCTAGAAGGGCTGAGCATTGACCTAGTAACTAGAAACCATACCGGAGCAAGGCATTATCAAGTGGGTGATGGACCAAACCCCAAGCGAGACTCTCCTAACCGTAGGCGAGACACTGGTAATAATGCTGTGAATACACCTCGGTGGTTAGCGGTAGAGTTTTTTCAACGGGATGGTCAGGTGAGTTTGGATGGGTTAGCTGACCCTGGTTCTGAGGTAGATATCTATCTTGTCGATCAGGTTTCTCCAAAAACCCATGGGATAGGTCCGTTGAGCAGGAAGATTGCTAGCACCGAAGCAGATCAAGACGGGAAGTTTGGGATTAGTCTTAGTAATGTCGAGCCTGGGGATTACCTGAGTGCGATCGCAACTCACCCAGACTACGGTACCTCGGAACCAGCTGTGACTGTGGTGGTGCGTGCTCTTGATGATCAAGGGAATAGTATCGAGACCCGGTCAGCAACAACTCTACCGAACACACCAAAGCCCCAGTGTACCAGCCGTCCAGTCGCCAGGGTTCCGGTACAACCACAGTCTCCACAAATACCATTACCCTTGGTGTTGAAAGTACCTAGGGTGATTCATTTTGCCCTTGACCAATCCAGGATTAGTCCTAGAACTGCGGCAGTACTCAACCAGATTGCCAGAGTATTGCAAGAATACCCCTTCATGACCATCGATATTCAGGGACATACTGACTTCCGTGCTACTGTGGAATATAACCAAGGGTTAGGATGGCGGCGGGCAAAGGCAGCACGGGATTACCTGTTGCGTCTAGGAGTTGGGCCAGAACGGATGACTATTCGGTCCTTTGGTGAAAGCGAGCTGAAGACCACAGGAACTACATCAGTAAATCACGCACGTAATCGTCGTGTGGAGTTTATTTTCCAAGATGTTAGGGGGTTGGACATTATCTTGGTAGAACAGGAGGAAGATTTACAAGTCGAGTAG
- a CDS encoding DUF11 domain-containing protein: MCKSTPYWKKRFPKLLATALIGGVLPTSPPVLSQTQPAEISATTGQTPLQCTAPETVAATVINQVTYRYQMPRGPRGRFSRPSELFISGTSRKVKSETSKQGTLNLVSQGIQDGEGQLVFGLGAMTDALEDELVTLGFTSEEASNASIQAVMSFANSSTDTTADQVITAAKTAIEEAIPNKAALLNGENSQTDQVIALVFTGLAQQGLESIGIAEADAATAQNTAAGLIPTDLSTTTFTEIRTKAFDEALNAIPEQQQLLIQAKDSLEQDLQNIQSGQGSRVQSGDIVSFRYALLNTGDAAIEVETPQANVITQSGLVGSASIGNVTVEGLEETPETLTIEPGQEVVLNVQVAVNAAVEDNDEQTIALGFSSNCGQDNTSLQTAQQTIATIAPTPDPSLELIDPFGEIRGCDNELLDDYTGFSVGLFDPNPNDPTGFLNAVELTTTEVPDDPNNNIPEGIQPNTTNANPYFVSNEDNENRGRYSFLFDRDRGQLDQGRSYILVVNPPANSNFLQRRIRLTITNVDQAQSIVSYTATSVDGLPISTDANPTEVQGEFLIRNAEREGLVLGLLNVDTGICDLESIRITKSAGRATAEPGDTIIYRLSVRNLASSAVVDIVVTDDLPLGFKFLEDSVRGELQQESVEIETTQDGARITFRAAEPIPEGGVLNIAYGVQVTPDGIRGDGENSAIVAAERDDNGWDIKDGPAVHRVRIDPGIISDCGTLLGRVFVDKNFDGHQQPGEPGVPNAVIFMENGNRITTDANGLFSVKNVLPGYHTGALDLTSLPGYTLAPNTHFNEGNSQSRLVRLEPGGMARMNFAVTPTFNEEDQQ; the protein is encoded by the coding sequence ATGTGCAAATCAACCCCTTACTGGAAGAAGCGTTTCCCAAAGCTGCTAGCAACAGCTTTGATAGGAGGTGTCTTACCAACATCTCCACCAGTACTGTCGCAAACTCAGCCAGCAGAAATTTCAGCAACAACTGGTCAGACACCGCTACAGTGTACAGCTCCTGAAACAGTAGCAGCAACTGTGATCAATCAAGTCACTTATCGGTACCAAATGCCTCGTGGTCCAAGGGGAAGATTCTCTCGACCTAGTGAGTTGTTCATTAGTGGTACTTCTAGAAAAGTCAAGAGTGAAACCTCTAAACAAGGAACTCTCAATCTGGTATCTCAGGGAATTCAAGATGGGGAAGGCCAGTTGGTGTTTGGCTTAGGTGCTATGACTGATGCCCTGGAGGATGAACTAGTAACTTTGGGCTTTACTTCAGAAGAAGCCAGCAATGCCAGTATCCAAGCGGTAATGAGTTTTGCTAATTCATCCACTGACACTACCGCTGATCAAGTCATCACTGCTGCCAAAACTGCTATTGAGGAAGCGATACCGAATAAAGCTGCACTCTTAAATGGGGAGAATAGTCAGACCGATCAAGTAATAGCTCTAGTTTTTACTGGACTAGCTCAACAGGGCTTAGAATCGATTGGTATTGCTGAAGCCGATGCCGCAACTGCCCAAAATACAGCAGCTGGTTTAATTCCAACTGACTTGAGTACCACTACTTTTACAGAGATTCGCACCAAAGCATTTGATGAAGCCCTCAATGCTATCCCTGAACAACAACAACTCTTGATCCAAGCTAAGGACTCTCTTGAGCAAGACCTACAAAACATTCAGTCTGGTCAAGGGTCGCGGGTGCAATCGGGAGATATTGTGAGTTTCCGTTATGCCTTGCTTAACACTGGGGACGCAGCAATTGAGGTAGAAACTCCTCAAGCTAACGTGATTACTCAAAGTGGCTTAGTCGGTTCAGCCTCCATTGGCAATGTTACTGTTGAGGGTTTGGAGGAAACCCCGGAAACCCTGACAATCGAGCCTGGGCAGGAGGTGGTGCTGAATGTGCAAGTGGCAGTTAATGCTGCTGTTGAAGACAACGATGAGCAAACTATAGCGCTAGGTTTTAGCAGTAATTGTGGTCAAGACAATACCTCCTTACAAACCGCACAACAGACCATAGCTACTATAGCTCCTACACCAGACCCCAGTTTGGAACTGATTGACCCGTTTGGGGAAATCCGGGGTTGTGACAATGAACTGTTGGATGACTATACCGGATTTAGCGTTGGCTTATTTGATCCAAACCCCAATGACCCTACAGGATTCTTGAATGCTGTAGAACTGACCACCACTGAAGTTCCCGATGACCCCAATAACAACATTCCTGAAGGGATTCAACCTAACACTACCAATGCCAATCCCTATTTCGTTAGCAATGAAGACAATGAAAACCGAGGTAGATATAGCTTTCTGTTTGATCGAGACCGAGGTCAGTTAGACCAAGGTCGAAGCTACATTTTGGTGGTTAATCCACCCGCTAATAGCAATTTCCTGCAACGACGGATTCGGCTGACGATCACTAATGTTGATCAAGCGCAAAGTATAGTTTCCTATACTGCTACGTCTGTAGATGGTCTACCGATTAGTACCGATGCCAATCCCACAGAAGTACAGGGTGAATTCCTGATTCGGAATGCGGAACGGGAAGGTCTGGTTTTGGGATTGTTGAATGTAGATACGGGTATTTGTGACCTTGAATCAATTCGGATTACCAAGAGCGCAGGGCGAGCTACGGCTGAACCAGGAGATACTATCATCTACCGCCTCTCTGTGCGCAATCTAGCCAGTAGTGCTGTGGTTGACATTGTAGTGACTGATGACTTACCCCTAGGATTCAAATTCCTTGAAGATTCTGTCCGGGGCGAGTTACAGCAAGAATCAGTGGAGATTGAAACCACACAAGATGGGGCAAGAATTACTTTCAGGGCAGCAGAGCCAATTCCAGAAGGTGGAGTATTGAACATTGCTTATGGGGTGCAAGTCACTCCAGATGGCATTCGGGGTGACGGGGAGAACTCAGCTATTGTTGCTGCGGAACGGGATGACAACGGTTGGGATATCAAAGATGGTCCAGCGGTTCATCGAGTACGAATTGATCCTGGCATTATTTCGGACTGCGGCACCTTACTAGGTCGAGTATTTGTAGACAAAAACTTTGATGGTCATCAGCAACCAGGAGAACCGGGAGTTCCTAATGCGGTGATCTTTATGGAAAACGGTAACCGAATTACTACTGATGCCAATGGTCTGTTCTCGGTTAAGAACGTTCTACCGGGATACCACACTGGAGCTTTAGACCTGACTAGCCTTCCAGGTTACACCCTAGCTCCCAATACCCATTTCAATGAAGGCAACAGTCAATCCCGACTCGTGCGTTTAGAGCCTGGTGGTATGGCACGCATGAACTTTGCAGTCACCCCGACCTTCAACGAAGAGGATCAGCAATGA
- a CDS encoding DUF11 domain-containing protein, with the protein MKRSSILGLGAIALIVAVPFVGKTPVLAGLQEAGEVIVQNIMRPKVQLKLVAKKKIVEVDTEGKENITWQALENKAIVKPGDTLRYTVKGENSGEVEADNLMVTQPIPRATMYILDSASNSNGATITYSIDNGETFIEQPTIEVTLEDGTVETKAAPASAYTHVRFEFPEALDPKAILEASYDVTVR; encoded by the coding sequence ATGAAACGTTCATCAATTCTAGGTCTGGGTGCGATCGCATTAATTGTTGCTGTGCCTTTTGTAGGTAAGACTCCTGTATTAGCTGGTTTACAGGAAGCTGGGGAAGTGATTGTCCAAAACATCATGCGCCCCAAAGTGCAGTTGAAATTAGTGGCTAAGAAGAAGATAGTAGAAGTTGATACTGAAGGTAAAGAAAATATTACTTGGCAAGCCCTAGAGAACAAAGCCATTGTCAAACCAGGAGATACCCTTCGTTACACTGTCAAAGGTGAGAATTCTGGGGAAGTGGAGGCTGACAATCTGATGGTTACCCAACCTATTCCCCGCGCTACCATGTATATCCTTGATTCCGCTAGCAACAGCAATGGAGCAACGATAACTTACAGCATTGATAATGGAGAGACTTTTATAGAACAACCTACTATTGAAGTCACCCTTGAAGATGGCACGGTAGAAACTAAAGCTGCCCCTGCTTCAGCCTACACTCACGTTCGCTTTGAGTTTCCAGAAGCTCTCGATCCCAAAGCAATTTTAGAAGCATCTTATGATGTCACTGTTCGCTAG